The sequence TCATACAACtcaattccaaaacaatataatgttgaaagacggaatgcaaaaaatattaaatttcaaaagattGACcctaaaaaatcaagtcaacccAAGCAAACTCGTGATCCAAGTAATGAGACTAAGATAAacgaataaaaagaaaattggaaaAGATCACGAAgcccaatataaaaaaaacctcaaccTTAAAGgatagaacaaaaaataataattcacaaCCAAtacaatgttaaaggatgagattagaagaaaaaaaatcaacttaaaagctttttcaaagaaaaaccaataaaaagacACAAAATAATCCAcgtcattttaaaaattcataaaaaaaaaaaacatatagaaagcaaataaagaaacaaatagaGCCTAATAACTaatgatataaataatgaatgatgagattgaaaacatatcagcttaaaaaaaataaacaaaaaaaactcaagtgaaTCTTTTAAACCTGAATAGAGGTCTTAAACTCGTAACCCATTAAATTCTAGCCCCAAGTTAAATCAAGAaactaagttctcaaccaatttaatattgattagccaaagtaaattaaacaaagaacaacaaataaaaaaaccgggttatttttaaaatcgatAAAAAGATCCTacagaaagcaaataaataaaaataatgaaaaccgATCTCAgattgaataaatattgaatgatgaaatttaaaaaatatgagcttaaagaaatggagaaaaatAAGCAAACTCAAGAGAACCTTGGTTAATCTCTAAAACTCACAGTCCAAGAAATTCTAGACTTAAGTTTAGTCAAGAAGTTCAAttctaatcattttaatataaaataatgggattgaaaaaatatatgaatttaataagtttGCCAAAGTTAAAAAggaaatagtaataaaaagaacgaTAATCAGATTTGTAAAGGAAAAAGGTTAAAGAGGAtaaaaatgtaagaaaataaatataaaaattgatctttaatcaaacaaatagaaatcaaaaagaataaggactaaattcaaaatattaaaaaatttaaatggggattaaatagaaaaaagaattctaatcttataaattttcttaaaaattcattccaattattaaattatgaaatgaaaaaaaatatatcaatttaaataattaacaaaaaaacaaaacacaaaaaaattgataaataaaaaactaaagataaagataaactGAACAAGTCTCCAATTGAATATATGCTTAGCGATGAAAAAAATAGCttaagtaaagaaaataaaaaaaaaattaagaaaacttaGCGAACATTTTAAACCTGGTTGAATCTTTAACATTGAAAACTCGTAAAATTTTAGGCCCGAGTTCAATCAAGATACTGTGTTCCtgaccaatttaaaaaaacttttcaaaaaaaaaaaacatagcaataaaaaaatatatgaatataatctaatagaaaaaataataatttgaaagatGTCCCgaacaaaacaaatagtaattagaaaaaaaactaagtttggggggaaaaaaataaagaggggtgaagttaaaaaaaaaatttaattttataaattattaaaaacaatgaattaaatgtcaagaaattattttttaaagatactGGTCTGAATTTTGAAGAAGCTAGCATATAATTTGATGAGGATAAAGAAAAgacgaaaaagaaaacaaaaggagattAGTGTCgaaacaaatagcaatcatTTATCCCTCGTAAatagatttatatataaatttagtaCTCATGCATCTTTTGATCTATAAATAAAGTTCATTTCAATATGAATATATagaaagattttattattttttattattattttttttactttttagttttttttttaattatacatctttagtattttttttattaatgtagatatttaaattaattatatgtattttaattaattacacaaatattGAAGTTAACTACCATATAAAATTTTAGTAatactaaaatttataagactcaactgttaatgtttattttttattaaagtataatgtttatgatttttataatttaaattattttataatttaatgccatgttttttaaaatattagaagaGATGGTAAATTCTATTAAGAGATTGatagtaaaaattatatttcgaaatattttttaaaataaatattaaaacaataatttttattttttaatattaatattaatatattaaaataattttaaaatatatataaaaataaaatttttcaaaactcaaatttaacTACATGCCAAACAACCCCCTGAAACCGTCACTCCCACTGGGAAACTGAGTCCAATCTTCAACCAAGTTTATTAAAAACCTCACACTCTTGGgaaataaatcataatctctgcaaTTCCCCAGTTACCCTAACTACCCATGGGAGACAGAGACAGACTCACCGATCGCGACCGTGAAAGAGACCGCGACCGAGACCGAGACCGAGACCGAGAAAGACGCCGCGATAAAGAAGACCGCGACCGGGACCGGACCCGAATTACCCGCTCTCGCACGCGCTCACCGGACCGCACGCGTCCCCGACACAGGCGCTCTCGTTCTCGCTCTCCAGACCGGTCTCATAGATCTCACCGCCGCCACCGCCACCAGAGGACCCCATCCTCGTCACCGCCGCGAAAGCGACATCGACCCGAGAGCGATGACGATAGAGAGAGGGAAAAGCAAAGAGCGGCGGCTTTCGATTTTGTAGACGGGATAGCGAGAGAGCAATTAGAGAAGAACGAAagtgataataatgataatggaATGGGAGAGGGTGGGGTTTTGATGGATGAGGATGAGATGgagatgatgaagaaattaGGGATTCCAACGGGGTTTGATTCGACGAAAGGGAAGCCGGTGCCTGGTGCGGATGTTAGTGGAGTTAAAGCCGTTACGAAACGGCAGCCTAGGCAGTATATGAATCGTAGAGGAGGGTTTAATCGGCCCTTGCCCCTGGAGCGGAATCGCTGATACTGTTTTCACAAGGTGCgggattttaattcattttctgTTAGTTtaggttttattgattttctgctCTTTTGTTTCGTTTTCGAGGATTTTGCAGGAAGAAttgcttgtttatttatttattatctattaCTTCAATTTGACTGGATTGGATAATGTAGTGATTCCTTTTATATGTTTCTAATGATCTATGAAATTTAAGTATTAAATACGCATATTGAATGATattgttgatgttgatccttGAGATATAGTTTTCCAACATTGATGTGATCAATGGGGAGAGGGAGTTGAGTTTTGACACTGTTGCAATTTAGTTCTGATGACAACAAACTAAGTTCGGATTTGGTTGGTTTGCTAAGATGGTTGTtctgcattttattttatttatatacttatttatttatttaatgtggtAATGCCATATGAAAATTGAGCCAAGATTTTTATGGAAATAGTGAAAAGCTTCTTGGTATTCTGAAGTGTGAACTGCTTGAGTGCTTGTGCATGCTATTCTTTCTCAGGTTCTTGGAAtggaaatttcttttttatctgtATTCAATCGAGTATAATGTTATTGTTACTCTTGGTGTTtagtgaaattttattttatcttttttgaagTGTAATCTGATattggcttgttttttttcaagttgcaACCTAAAGTGAATAGTTTAGGTGCTGTTTGAGCATGTTTATCTTAGATTTTTGAACATGTGGATGTCTTAATGATTGGTggtatatattttgtttcttttttacaaaATCTCCagacataataataataaaaaagaaacttgaAACTGTTCTTGATTGAGTTTAATTGTTTATTGATTTACTTGATGTGCACATGATTTGTGCACATGATTTGTGCACTTTGGTCTTGATTAAGAAATATTAGTTCAAACTCGAATTGCTTTGTGCACTGGTAAATAAACGGAATCTCACTACTTAACGGAGAATGCTAGATTGAAGTTCAAATTTGCTGTAGTAGgtaataatgaaataattttcaGAACATCAAATGAAATTTGGTTTTAGAGATGTATTTAGTttgtgaatagttttttttcccaattGTTAAATGTATTCTTCTCTATCTCTCTGGACACAATGCAAAAATTAGaggatccttttcttttcttagaaCATATCATCAAGATAATGTTTTTGATAGGACATTTCATATCAAGTAGACATTAAGTTCCATTTTGATGAATTATGTTGGAATGAAAAAATTGACCTGTCATTGTTTTCTTTAGACAAGAGGCATGTATGCTTAATATACATGGTGGTTAGATTTTAAGTACTAATAGTGTGGATGAAACATATGGTGGTTTTTAGTCTGTGTGTTATCACAATAAAACACTGCTAAATGAGTGGTTTTTTTCCTGAATAGCAACAACTCTGTTTTCCACTGCAATATCTAATTCCAAACTCTGGCAGTCGTTGTTTCTCTTTGGCCTTGGCTCATGTTGTTCTCAGCCCAACTACACCTTGTCCTTTCAAATTGAgccatttttcttatttactgCTTTAAGATCTTGTTTCCTCATGTTGCACAACTTTATCTGAattgttggttttttattatGCCCTATCAATGAGTACGTGttcctttataaaaataaaacaaaaggaaaaagaaacagaaacgaGTGTATTTGTCTCTTCACCAATGTGGATAAAAAGGTGTTATTAATTTATGCAGAGGCCTGTTTTAATGAATGTGTATTAATTTGCCTCTTTATCACATGTTTCCACTCATAATGCACTCTCccccaccttttcttttctgttttttgtacATTTTTGCATTCCTATGAACTTTGTGACTATGATTGCCACCTTTGGCATGCATTacagcaagaaaaaattgattaagaatgaacattttactgatttttttctcctgatcactgtttctttgttttttcagatTGCAAATATCTTCTAGCATGAGATGACTCAGCGGTGCTGTGATCATGCTTGTATTCCATCAGTAGGGCCTTGATGAAAGACCTTGTAAGACTCAAGTTTTTTGCTTTAGTTTTCTGCTCTACCATGAACTGAGATTTTTGTATGGATATAACGTCTTATTAATTACTGGTTCAGTAGTGCTTGGTGTGGCTTGGTTTAGACATTGCTTTTGTGATTGATCATCTCCTGTGGAAGACATGTTTGCAAAATGAATTGATCCCTATTGAATGAATCTGTTAGACTCCAAAATATTGTTCTAACTGCCATTGCTTGTGACAGTGCAATGCCTTGAGGACCATAGTGACTTGTTGAGGCTGctaattctttttgtttgtagATATGGATGGTTTTCTGGTGAGAGCAATTGCAGGTCAGCATTCTGATGAATGGAGTCTTAGTGATAGATATCATgtggatatttattttctaatcattTTACCACTTTTTGTCATTTACTTGGCTAGGTAATGGCTAGTATTGTGTGAGCATGAAGATGGGTTTTGAACCCAAGGCCCCAAGTACCACACTGGTGAGGGTTTGGCACCTAGACATGGTGCTTTTTTTGGTTGTAGATGCTCATACAAATTGGTGACTACATTCTTTCATGGTATTTACGACCTCTGAATAAAGATTTTGACGGTCTTTGAATCAATTTTAGTGTCCAGATGAGCAGTTAAGCAAGTTACATAATTACTCTCCAGTTTGGTCTTCACGGAGTAGTTCACTTTGTGGTTGACGCCGCCAGAACTGGTGTTTGTCTGATCTGAAAAATGCAATTCCTGTCAATTTGGATTTTCTGATTGGTTTTGGCAGATATTATCAGATATCTTCTAGGTCAATCATTCCTTTCAAAATTTTGCTATTGTTTCACCCTAGAGCATTCATATCGTTTTCGTGATGCTCCAGAAATCCGACTTTTCATTCCTCAACCTGTCGTGCTACTGGTGGAACTGGCCAAGGCCTCCAGTGGTCAATTTCCCAGAAGGGTTGATAAGTGCCCTCTAGCCTAGGTCTAAGAGATCTTGAATTAAGACTGGTACCTAACCGGAAATGCTAAGGATAATAATAAGTAATGGATTGCATTGAGAAGGAGAGAGGGGATTGACTCTGGAAATGGAGCTCTTTATGGCTGGGGGGTTTGAATACCATCTCTTTAGGTGTCAACTTCTCCAATTCGCCAAACCTATTAGTAAATAAtgttcagcagcagcagcaggtgGCGTTTGTATGAAATTGCAAGTTGATTGAGATCTTTAAGAGGATGATTGTGTTTcaaggtagtttttttttttttttttgtagttgtagtctgaaaaaaataagttttaaaaaaatataattagttgaatttagatatgtttgttaaaaattattgttgaaatttacatgtattaaaaaacatgtataaaataaataatagttgtgtttgagagtgattgtggttgttttttaaaatatttttttattttttaaaaaattatttatgatatagtatattaaaatgatttaaaaacattaaaaaaaaattaatttgaagtaaaaataatgaagttttaatttttttcaaaagcgtttttgaaacgtaaaaacaaatagaattttaaatttttttataaaatttagtttaaaaaatgtaaaattactgcaaaaaaaatatattttaaacttaattttaataggTTTTGcagtataaaatataattttatttattattaaacattTTACTGGATTTGTTTCACTGTAAGATGCAAACACAAAaactagccaaaaaaaaaaaaaatacagcctTAACAATGCTTTACAGCATAGACAGTGACAGTGAATtgatctctttcttctttcttctttttttttgttaatgtaattaaaatttaaaaattaattaaaaaaaattttaaaaaataatttgaatcatGTTAAATTCATGACATGAGATAAAagtaacttaaaaaatcaaaacaaattataaaatttaatttttaattaatcaaaaattaaaatataaaattaaaaaaaaaatcaaactaaactcTTGATctaattgatttaatcaaattatttttatgaactttaatttcattattaaaatcattttatccgtttttttatatctatattaaaataaaattgctaaaaataaaagtcctagaattattttttaaattaacatagtTTGATTGGTCATATAGGGACGTTCATCTGTCTGTCTATATTGtccatcataaataaaaataagttatgtttttttgcaaaaaaaactattaaaataattgtaataattaaatataaaaattaagatgCTGGGACAATAACCtagagagaaaaatgaaaagaaaaggaataagacataaaaaaatatgcatctTAATGTGAAGAAGATATAAGAAATTTAAACTTGCTAGTGCAGGTATCACACGTGCCCGCCACAACAAAAATTTAGGCCTATTGGCGCGTGTATCACGTGCCAAGATATTTAGACTTGCTGACAGGTTACGCATGTAAGAGATGCGCTTCCagctttatttatattttttctgccaccatgcttaaaaaaaacgaagaaaaaagaataataaaccTGAGAATTCCGTACATAGGTGACTCAACACGAAACAGCCGCACGTGGGAAGGCAATGGAGGGAGGAAAACCAGGGGTAATTCCTTCCTGTTGCACCAAAACCATGGGCTAACAACATTCACtattattgattttgatattattgattttagtgttttgtcttcatgttttaaaaataattttaaaaaagaatgaaaacttttatattttttaaaattaatatttttagattattttgaaatattaatataaaaatattttaaaaaaaaagaagaacgcACGCCGACACAGTCCAGAGCAATCAGtccaacaaaaatattattattttagtatctTCACAAGCCAGCCGCCTAGCTTACCTACTTCCCACCGTCTTTATTTGCAGAAAAGAGAGGGAATAACAGAGGCAAAAAGCAGAGCAAAAACCAGGTTTCCTTGACAAGAAAACCGTGGCTGACCCAAACTAAGGCCTCAGTTGCCAGGTTTTTGAATGACAAAAGCCATGCACTGAGCCTGTTGCTTGTTGTCGAAAGCCAGGCAACGGATGTAAGCATCTGGATATGCCTTTTTGCACTCCTGGATTTCTTCGAGGACTTGCGAGGAGTCGGTGCATCCAAACATGGGGAGCTTCCACAATGTCCAGTACCTTCCATCGTAGTATCCCGGCATCCTGCTGTGCTCCCTGCGTACGCTCCCCAGCTATCATTGAACATTAAATCACATAAAAAGAGGTTAAAGTAAAGATTATACATCTGCAACTAATACACAGATCAGATACAAGTTGGGGAGAGAAGCTTAATCTTTGGCTTACCTCGTCGAATTCCAGGCAAGGGATCCATCCATTTTTCATCATGTAATCAATCTCCTTCGCAATTGAATCTTCAGAAAGAGGAGGCAGGTAGGACAGAGCCTCGaactttttgttgttgattgGGTTCCATGTCTATTTGAGtagcaagtatatatatattgcgtGCAAGTAATACCAAAAGACAAACATCAGATTTAATTAAGCAGTGGTTGATGACATATATGCAGTTCAGTCATATTACCTTCATACAAAAAGTCTTAGAGCCATTGGACACAGTTCTGCTGCTCCGTGCAACAGAATTCTTGGTAGCAAACGGCTGCTTTGCGGGGGGTGCTCTTAAGCCATGATAACCAGGAGCAGCCACTGCAGGAGCTGCAAAGATTCCGGCAGACATTTTCTTTAAACTGTTTGCTAAGGGAGAACAGCTAAGAGAGGTTGTCGTAGAAGTGGGAAAATTGATCAGCAGTATAGTTTTGGTAAGAGAAGCGGTTTGATAAAAGGACAAAAGAAGTTTGCTTCGGTGTTTGTGAGGTGATGTATGGATTGTTAAGGCTGTCGTCACAGGGAAGAGACAATAGTTAAAAGGAGACGGAGAGTTTTGTTAAGCCCTATAGCTTTGCTTTCATCATCACCATTGGCTTCCTGTTTCTTCTTGTCCTGGTTGAGACGCACACGGTATCAGAAAAAAGTTTGGGACCCACATTGAGTTTCTGCAACCCCACTTGAGGACATCCTATAATAAGCGACAGCTTACTCTGCAACcctatgatttaaaaaaaaaatactcttgcAA is a genomic window of Populus alba chromosome 18, ASM523922v2, whole genome shotgun sequence containing:
- the LOC118051576 gene encoding uncharacterized protein, which produces MGDRDRLTDRDRERDRDRDRDRDRERRRDKEDRDRDRTRITRSRTRSPDRTRPRHRRSRSRSPDRSHRSHRRHRHQRTPSSSPPRKRHRPESDDDREREKQRAAAFDFVDGIAREQLEKNESDNNDNGMGEGGVLMDEDEMEMMKKLGIPTGFDSTKGKPVPGADVSGVKAVTKRQPRQYMNRRGGFNRPLPLERNR
- the LOC118051575 gene encoding ribulose bisphosphate carboxylase small subunit, chloroplastic; the encoded protein is MSAGIFAAPAVAAPGYHGLRAPPAKQPFATKNSVARSSRTVSNGSKTFCMKTWNPINNKKFEALSYLPPLSEDSIAKEIDYMMKNGWIPCLEFDELGSVRREHSRMPGYYDGRYWTLWKLPMFGCTDSSQVLEEIQECKKAYPDAYIRCLAFDNKQQAQCMAFVIQKPGN